Proteins encoded together in one SAR202 cluster bacterium window:
- a CDS encoding Tellurite resistance protein TerB: protein MGLFDKAFGKKEEGPINFSQQEAFSAVCLLAVSADGVVESDEVHRIITNLVEKRLFRGYNMDSLASILNNSAKLIQRRGAAPVMEAARKALSQDLRETAFVLATDLVLADGYVDPKEKAFLEEFHKSLGISDELAVKIAEVIVIKNRS, encoded by the coding sequence ATGGGACTCTTTGACAAGGCATTTGGGAAGAAGGAAGAGGGGCCGATCAACTTCAGCCAGCAGGAGGCTTTCTCCGCCGTCTGCCTGCTCGCGGTATCGGCCGACGGCGTGGTGGAGAGCGACGAGGTACATCGGATCATCACCAACCTCGTGGAGAAGAGGCTGTTCCGGGGCTACAACATGGACAGCCTGGCGAGCATTTTGAACAACAGCGCCAAGCTGATCCAGCGGCGCGGCGCGGCCCCTGTGATGGAGGCGGCGCGGAAGGCGCTGTCGCAGGACCTGCGCGAGACGGCGTTCGTGCTAGCCACGGACCTGGTGCTGGCGGACGGTTACGTTGACCCCAAGGAGAAGGCCTTCCTGGAGGAGTTCCATAAGTCGCTCGGCATCAGCGACGAGCTGGCCGTCAAGATTGCAGAAGTGATTGTGATCAAGAACCGCAGCTAA
- a CDS encoding sugar phosphate isomerase/epimerase — MSKVKSKCLRYGLPIGYLASGVSLGGTDQKAVAKLATARRDIDVAAFMGAQLVHVFARGGEAPLDSPEYEPKWAQIVRRMQEMCEYAEKKGMAVGVQNHNNRSWLMRGEGVLRLLKEVNRENFTFILDTGQWQGSKGSDPRGVVKDQSNPDVHEEHIALTAPYAAHVRAKMYKLDSGVEEFLPYGRIVKIMRGVN, encoded by the coding sequence CTGAGCAAGGTCAAGTCCAAGTGCCTGCGCTACGGGCTGCCTATAGGCTATCTCGCCTCCGGCGTCAGCCTCGGCGGGACGGACCAGAAGGCCGTAGCAAAGCTGGCGACGGCCCGGCGCGATATTGACGTGGCCGCGTTCATGGGCGCGCAGCTCGTCCACGTCTTCGCCCGCGGCGGGGAGGCGCCACTGGACTCGCCCGAGTACGAGCCAAAGTGGGCGCAGATCGTGCGGCGGATGCAGGAGATGTGCGAGTACGCAGAGAAGAAAGGCATGGCGGTCGGCGTGCAGAACCACAACAACAGGAGCTGGCTCATGCGCGGCGAGGGCGTGCTCCGGCTTCTCAAAGAGGTCAACCGCGAGAACTTCACCTTCATCCTGGACACCGGCCAGTGGCAGGGATCCAAGGGCTCGGACCCCCGCGGCGTAGTGAAGGACCAGAGCAACCCGGACGTCCATGAGGAGCACATCGCCCTCACCGCACCCTACGCGGCGCACGTCAGGGCGAAGATGTACAAGCTGGACAGCGGCGTGGAGGAGTTCCTGCCCTACGGCCGCATCGTGAAGATAATGCGCGGCGTGAACTAA
- a CDS encoding amidohydrolase — protein sequence MIIDSHVHVWTKDTAKFPMDGKLPEADASAETLIKLQQEAGVDKAVIVQPRNYMWDNSYVADCVKRFPERFTAIALIDPASPEGPATLEKLYKKQGFTGVRLQLGWAKDPKENSDKNRDPFWKKAGELGAVLGLLGSGLDHSCVEPIIERHQNVKVVLDHLAGLSIEEQAPYMNRNSVMRLVKYPNVYVKVSLLHNKSKQDYPYKDTFALTKALYETYGPQRLMWGTDFPSVMAKCGVAKSIETVKQMDFLSASDKEWLFHKTSEKVWSWHGPKGAGKKK from the coding sequence ATGATTATCGACTCTCACGTCCATGTGTGGACCAAGGACACGGCGAAGTTCCCGATGGACGGCAAGTTGCCCGAGGCCGATGCATCCGCCGAGACGCTGATCAAGCTGCAGCAGGAGGCGGGAGTCGATAAGGCCGTCATAGTGCAGCCCCGCAACTACATGTGGGACAACAGCTACGTGGCGGACTGCGTGAAGCGCTTCCCCGAGCGCTTCACGGCGATCGCGCTGATCGATCCCGCGTCCCCCGAGGGGCCGGCGACGCTCGAAAAGCTCTATAAGAAGCAGGGGTTCACCGGCGTCCGCCTCCAGCTCGGCTGGGCGAAGGACCCGAAGGAGAACTCCGACAAGAACCGCGACCCGTTCTGGAAGAAGGCGGGCGAACTCGGCGCGGTGCTGGGCCTCCTGGGCTCCGGCCTGGACCACTCCTGCGTGGAGCCGATAATCGAGCGCCACCAGAACGTCAAGGTCGTCCTGGACCACCTGGCCGGCCTGTCCATCGAGGAGCAGGCGCCGTACATGAACAGGAACAGCGTTATGCGCCTGGTGAAGTACCCGAACGTGTACGTGAAGGTCTCACTTCTGCACAACAAGTCCAAGCAGGACTACCCCTACAAGGACACCTTCGCGCTCACAAAGGCGCTGTACGAGACGTACGGCCCGCAGCGCCTGATGTGGGGCACGGACTTCCCCAGTGTCATGGCCAAGTGCGGCGTTGCCAAGTCGATCGAGACGGTCAAGCAGATGGACTTCCTATCGGCCTCCGACAAGGAGTGGCTGTTCCACAAGACCTCCGAGAAGGTGTGGAGCTGGCACGGGCCGAAGGGAGCGGGGAAGAAGAAGTAG
- a CDS encoding serine hydrolase, producing MPNAIEAAIANVNGQVGVAAKHLVTGKEFRYQADDIYFTASTLKVPVLVELYRQASEGKIDLAKRITLEDRLRVPGSGVMRELDNGLSLTVKDAAMLMIIVSDNTATDIVYNLVGRDNLNATMQRLGLTKTKTPMSTRELLFNMVGEKKVDDSTESFWRVHEKQIKWDVDKDCDALNEERSDVSSPSDMIRLLEMVYRNEIMPEEYSQGVIETLKRQKLKTVIPAYLPKGTVHAHKTGGVWSVRCDVGIVWGPNGPYTIALMVKRSTDGTDMDSRLGKVSKAIYDEFAK from the coding sequence ATGCCTAACGCAATCGAGGCCGCTATCGCCAATGTCAACGGGCAGGTGGGAGTGGCAGCTAAACACCTCGTGACCGGCAAGGAGTTCCGCTACCAGGCAGATGATATCTACTTCACGGCAAGCACGTTGAAAGTACCCGTCCTTGTGGAGCTGTACCGGCAGGCGTCCGAAGGAAAGATCGACCTTGCGAAGCGGATAACTCTGGAAGACCGTCTCCGCGTCCCTGGCTCCGGCGTCATGCGCGAGCTGGACAACGGCCTCTCGCTTACCGTGAAGGATGCCGCAATGCTGATGATCATAGTCAGCGATAACACCGCCACCGACATCGTTTACAACCTCGTCGGCCGCGACAACCTGAACGCCACAATGCAGCGGCTCGGCCTCACGAAGACTAAGACCCCAATGTCAACTCGCGAGCTCCTTTTCAACATGGTGGGAGAGAAGAAGGTAGACGATTCGACAGAGAGCTTCTGGCGCGTTCACGAAAAGCAGATCAAATGGGACGTGGACAAGGACTGCGACGCGCTGAATGAGGAGAGGTCAGACGTGTCTTCCCCTTCCGATATGATCAGGCTCTTGGAGATGGTGTACCGTAACGAGATTATGCCCGAGGAGTACAGCCAGGGCGTTATCGAGACCCTCAAGCGGCAGAAGCTCAAGACCGTTATCCCGGCCTACCTGCCGAAGGGCACGGTGCACGCCCACAAGACGGGCGGCGTATGGAGTGTGCGCTGCGACGTCGGCATCGTCTGGGGCCCGAATGGCCCGTACACGATAGCCCTCATGGTCAAACGAAGCACCGACGGCACGGACATGGACTCCCGCCTCGGCAAGGTCTCAAAGGCCATCTACGACGAGTTCGCGAAGTAA